In Campylobacter concisus, a single window of DNA contains:
- a CDS encoding RNA-binding S4 domain-containing protein → MRVDKFLNVVNITKRRAVSEDMCKSGVVSINGVQAKAAKDVKIGDVITIKFLAREARYEVLAIPATKSIPKSAQSEYVKEL, encoded by the coding sequence ATGAGAGTAGATAAATTTTTAAACGTGGTAAATATAACCAAAAGGCGTGCCGTTAGCGAAGATATGTGCAAAAGCGGCGTTGTGAGCATAAACGGCGTGCAGGCAAAAGCGGCAAAAGACGTAAAGATAGGCGATGTTATCACTATCAAATTTCTAGCTCGTGAGGCGAGATATGAGGTGCTAGCGATCCCAGCTACAAAAAGCATACCAAAAAGCGCTCAAAGCGAATATGTAAAAGAGCTTTGA
- a CDS encoding alpha/beta hydrolase, which yields MVRAFKFLLFTLGMAQTLHAGPSQTPEPLSQKAASKFEISTFKMSANDEIYKIFTAKLKGQNEFKNVLFLLDANAQFNMILNEFDGNAAPLIIGIGYDSNKSYEVEKRTRDLTPKAKGEEFDKGGGADEFYYFLTRNLMPLIDQKFNVQDLPKSLYGHSFGGLFTLYAMLKNESIFQNFFIASPSLWWGESEILKQNVSEGKFKEKLKAKFVFLSVGELEKRKGKTDKAGILKASDLAQILKQSGVNSHFELFKNETHGSVIPLNLKELLKYLKD from the coding sequence ATGGTAAGAGCGTTTAAATTTTTGCTTTTTACGCTTGGTATGGCACAGACTTTGCACGCAGGACCCAGCCAAACGCCTGAGCCACTTAGCCAAAAAGCTGCTAGTAAATTTGAAATTTCAACCTTTAAAATGAGCGCAAATGATGAAATTTATAAAATTTTCACAGCCAAGCTAAAGGGGCAAAATGAGTTTAAAAACGTGCTTTTCTTGCTTGATGCAAACGCCCAGTTCAACATGATATTAAATGAATTTGATGGCAACGCTGCACCACTAATAATAGGCATAGGATATGACAGCAACAAAAGCTACGAGGTGGAAAAACGCACAAGAGATCTTACGCCAAAAGCAAAGGGCGAGGAATTTGACAAAGGTGGCGGCGCAGATGAGTTTTACTATTTTTTGACAAGAAATTTAATGCCACTTATCGATCAAAAATTTAACGTGCAAGACCTCCCAAAAAGCCTTTATGGACACTCTTTTGGCGGTCTTTTTACGCTTTATGCCATGCTTAAAAATGAGAGTATTTTTCAAAATTTCTTTATCGCTTCACCATCTCTTTGGTGGGGCGAGTCTGAGATATTGAAACAAAACGTGAGTGAAGGTAAATTTAAAGAGAAACTAAAAGCTAAATTCGTCTTTCTTAGCGTTGGCGAGCTTGAAAAGAGAAAGGGCAAAACTGATAAAGCTGGCATTTTAAAGGCGAGCGATCTAGCCCAAATTTTAAAGCAAAGTGGGGTAAATTCTCACTTTGAGCTTTTTAAAAATGAAACCCATGGCAGCGTCATACCTCTAAATTTAAAAGAGCTTTTAAAATATCTAAAGGATTAA
- a CDS encoding TonB-dependent receptor domain-containing protein yields the protein MGYLGEFDNLNADISYIYDQTQRTSLFDKFIPAKAKNHNFNSKFTTFFGAHTLTFGYDFSKQNVGTTFIVSNASKNGLESPKSYSMSEHAGFIEDEWQILEEKLFLTLGSRLTHNEFFGNHLSPRAYLVYNATDTLSLKGGVATGYKTPNVNQISPAVGTIQGGWRIVDFGNKDLKPEKSITYEVGAYYDNQADFRGSVTLFKNEFKDKILDTDGSNVNRISAFGTCSGAPSVNCPGWGTYFNIEGATVWGVELSGDYDILSNLNLSSNYTYNKSKIKTGNPTINTPRGPMKFSETNLGRLDAKSLTATPEHALHATFTYKPVKSVKTFFGANYESKLTSVKFGPGNKVSENDKNLLTFDTGVSWEANEHLTLSLNAYNIFDKVRYDEALADDGNYYWYPQEGRRFWFKVAAKW from the coding sequence GTGGGCTATCTTGGCGAATTTGATAACCTAAATGCCGATATCAGCTACATTTATGATCAGACACAAAGAACGAGCCTTTTTGATAAATTCATACCTGCAAAAGCTAAAAATCATAACTTTAACTCTAAATTTACAACGTTTTTTGGTGCGCATACACTCACTTTTGGCTATGACTTTAGCAAGCAAAATGTCGGCACTACCTTCATCGTCTCAAACGCCTCAAAAAATGGCCTTGAAAGCCCAAAAAGTTACTCGATGAGCGAGCATGCAGGATTTATCGAGGATGAGTGGCAAATTTTAGAAGAGAAGCTATTTTTAACGCTTGGCTCAAGACTCACGCACAACGAATTTTTTGGTAACCACCTCTCGCCAAGAGCCTACCTAGTCTATAATGCCACAGATACGCTAAGTCTAAAAGGCGGCGTAGCAACTGGCTATAAAACGCCAAATGTAAATCAAATTTCTCCTGCGGTTGGCACTATCCAAGGTGGCTGGAGAATAGTTGATTTTGGTAACAAAGATTTAAAACCAGAAAAAAGCATAACTTACGAAGTTGGAGCATATTATGACAATCAGGCTGATTTTAGAGGCTCGGTAACACTTTTTAAAAATGAATTTAAAGACAAGATCCTAGATACCGACGGCAGTAATGTAAATAGAATTTCAGCCTTTGGTACTTGCTCAGGTGCGCCAAGTGTTAATTGCCCTGGCTGGGGAACTTACTTTAACATTGAGGGTGCGACCGTTTGGGGAGTGGAGCTAAGTGGCGACTATGACATCCTTTCAAACTTAAATCTAAGCTCAAATTACACCTATAATAAGTCAAAGATAAAAACTGGCAACCCAACAATAAATACGCCAAGAGGCCCTATGAAATTTAGTGAGACAAATCTTGGCAGACTTGATGCAAAAAGCCTTACCGCAACGCCAGAGCACGCACTTCACGCCACGTTTACTTATAAGCCTGTAAAAAGCGTTAAGACATTTTTTGGCGCAAACTATGAGAGCAAGCTTACTAGCGTGAAATTTGGCCCTGGTAACAAAGTTAGTGAAAATGACAAAAATTTACTCACATTTGATACAGGTGTAAGCTGGGAGGCAAATGAGCACCTAACGCTTAGCCTAAACGCCTACAATATCTTTGATAAAGTAAGATACGATGAGGCGCTAGCAGACGACGGCAACTACTACTGGTATCCGCAAGAGGGTAGGAGATTTTGGTTTAAGGTCGCTGCAAAATGGTAA
- the lptB gene encoding LPS export ABC transporter ATP-binding protein: MHKLEVKDLKKTIKKSEIIKGISLEVNSGEVVGLLGPNGAGKTTTFYMICGLISPTSGDVFLNDEKITNVPLHKRAHLGIGYLPQESSIFKELSVEENLLLGAEILNQSKEEISKRVNEMLNMLNIEPIRLRKGVSLSGGERRRCEIARSLIIKPKFLLLDEPFAGVDPIAVSDIQSIVRDLKKLGIGVLITDHNVRETLAICDRAYVIKDGSLLASGSASEVANNKLVRTHYLGEEFKLLE; encoded by the coding sequence GTGCATAAACTAGAAGTAAAAGATCTAAAAAAGACGATTAAAAAAAGTGAGATCATAAAAGGTATATCTTTAGAGGTAAATAGCGGCGAAGTCGTGGGACTTCTTGGACCAAATGGTGCTGGAAAGACGACCACTTTTTATATGATCTGTGGGCTCATCTCGCCAACTAGCGGAGATGTCTTTTTAAATGACGAAAAGATCACAAACGTCCCACTTCACAAAAGAGCGCACCTTGGTATTGGCTATTTGCCGCAAGAATCAAGCATATTTAAAGAGCTAAGTGTCGAAGAAAATTTACTTCTTGGCGCTGAAATTTTAAATCAAAGCAAAGAAGAGATATCTAAAAGAGTAAATGAGATGCTAAATATGCTAAACATCGAGCCTATCCGCCTAAGAAAGGGCGTTAGTCTAAGTGGTGGCGAGCGCAGACGCTGTGAGATCGCTAGAAGCCTCATCATAAAGCCAAAATTTTTGCTGCTTGATGAGCCATTTGCAGGCGTCGATCCTATTGCAGTTAGCGACATCCAAAGCATCGTTAGAGACCTTAAAAAGCTAGGTATCGGCGTTTTGATAACTGACCACAACGTCCGTGAGACACTAGCCATTTGCGACAGGGCCTACGTCATCAAAGATGGCTCACTTCTAGCAAGTGGCAGTGCGAGCGAAGTAGCAAACAATAAGCTTGTAAGAACGCACTATCTTGGCGAAGAATTTAAACTTCTTGAGTAG
- a CDS encoding RNA polymerase factor sigma-54, with amino-acid sequence MLRQKQTLAPKIKLNQTLRSWLPILQSGLDELKETLEPFIKDNPFATITHKNLEKNEKKRNFFEQVSKNSVSESIEALSIYKESLYEKLISQINPPLFPTQKSQDIAYKIIECLDDEGYFSYDDEIFAGFNESEVERVRARFAYLEPCGVGAKDVKESFLFQLSEAEASDEIIECTRKIILNFENIEKLRKLKFYDDALKIIKKFKNPPAIEYLEDEKEAVPDIFVLSTSSGISVQINDEYYPEILVDTEGLDEKEAFVSSRIKEASELIDALEMRKATLYKIGLMIVEYQYDYFLGGDIKPMKLKDLADELGRNPSTISRAIANKYLSCARGTIALKNFFATGFDEETSNAAIKEFLLELIKGEDRKKPLSDLKIQELIQAKFNIQIVRRTITKYRKILNIGSSSQRKRVYQING; translated from the coding sequence ATGCTAAGGCAAAAGCAAACTTTAGCGCCAAAGATTAAACTAAACCAAACGCTAAGAAGCTGGCTTCCCATCCTTCAAAGCGGACTTGATGAGCTAAAAGAGACGCTCGAGCCTTTTATAAAAGACAATCCTTTTGCTACGATCACACATAAAAATTTAGAAAAAAACGAAAAAAAGCGAAATTTTTTTGAGCAAGTCAGTAAAAATTCAGTAAGTGAGAGTATCGAGGCTTTAAGTATTTACAAAGAAAGCCTCTATGAAAAGCTAATTAGTCAAATCAATCCGCCACTTTTTCCCACGCAAAAGTCTCAGGATATCGCATATAAGATCATTGAGTGCTTGGATGATGAGGGCTATTTTTCTTATGATGATGAAATTTTTGCTGGCTTTAATGAGAGCGAAGTAGAGCGGGTTAGGGCGAGATTTGCCTACCTTGAGCCCTGTGGCGTGGGCGCAAAAGATGTCAAAGAGAGCTTTTTGTTTCAGTTAAGTGAGGCAGAGGCAAGCGATGAGATCATAGAGTGCACAAGAAAGATCATCTTAAATTTTGAAAATATAGAAAAGCTTAGAAAGCTAAAATTTTACGACGACGCGCTAAAGATCATAAAAAAATTTAAAAATCCTCCGGCCATTGAATATCTTGAGGACGAAAAAGAGGCAGTGCCTGATATCTTCGTATTAAGCACAAGTAGCGGCATAAGCGTGCAGATAAATGATGAGTACTATCCAGAAATTTTGGTTGATACCGAGGGATTAGACGAAAAAGAGGCCTTTGTAAGCTCACGCATAAAAGAGGCGAGCGAGCTCATAGACGCCCTTGAGATGAGAAAAGCGACGCTTTATAAGATAGGGCTCATGATAGTTGAGTATCAGTATGACTACTTTTTGGGTGGCGACATAAAGCCTATGAAGCTAAAAGACCTAGCAGACGAGCTTGGGCGCAATCCGTCAACCATCTCAAGAGCTATTGCAAATAAGTATCTAAGCTGTGCAAGGGGCACTATTGCACTTAAAAATTTCTTTGCAACTGGCTTTGACGAGGAGACTTCAAACGCTGCGATAAAAGAATTTTTACTAGAGCTCATTAAAGGTGAAGATCGCAAAAAGCCACTTTCTGATCTAAAAATTCAAGAACTAATCCAAGCCAAATTTAACATCCAAATCGTTCGCCGAACCATCACAAAATACCGCAAAATTCTAAATATCGGCAGCTCAAGCCAGCGAAAAAGAGTCTATCAGATAAACGGCTAA
- the tsaE gene encoding tRNA (adenosine(37)-N6)-threonylcarbamoyltransferase complex ATPase subunit type 1 TsaE yields the protein MVFELLENELNELVQVLPKSGVVLLGGDLASGKTTLVKAIIKAHGIEDSVTSPTFSLMQIYGKDIYHYDIYQIGFDGMAKNGLFENLFEEGLHLVEWGDENLEKALKKNGESYTLVKISLSKNGRKYEVISA from the coding sequence ATGGTTTTTGAGCTTTTAGAAAATGAGCTTAATGAGCTTGTGCAGGTGCTGCCAAAAAGTGGCGTGGTGCTACTAGGTGGCGATCTAGCAAGTGGTAAAACGACGCTTGTAAAGGCGATCATCAAGGCTCATGGCATAGAAGATAGCGTGACGTCGCCAACATTTTCTTTGATGCAAATTTATGGTAAAGATATCTACCACTACGACATTTACCAGATCGGTTTTGACGGGATGGCAAAAAATGGCCTTTTTGAAAATTTATTTGAAGAGGGGCTTCATCTAGTAGAGTGGGGCGATGAAAATTTAGAAAAAGCTCTAAAGAAAAACGGCGAGAGCTATACGTTAGTAAAAATTTCTCTTAGCAAAAATGGTAGAAAATACGAGGTTATAAGTGCATAA
- a CDS encoding adenylosuccinate lyase, translating into MKVTQTLESLSILTDNDALFRELRDMISRNFTKILSNKNKVISFYEESEIPQRKCFLKFIKKLYEKQSDDKLDIRFANYKTIKLGFVQKNTLTPVISLNVNFVKNEAKFELKDTLCRDFASYISESLVKSNVAFSKNDDFLNITISNDNDINTLNKLLYKRSYPKFSVNFIYDEKDYKAFKQGIKIKSSSKFVSRFSVLANLLEENFGILGCKKNDDFETIRQSYLSLVNIYHPDRHANKNPLIQEEYAKKFKNIQSAYESLKPYFKNQENFVMVG; encoded by the coding sequence ATGAAAGTTACGCAAACATTAGAATCTCTAAGCATTTTAACTGATAATGACGCTTTGTTTCGTGAGCTTAGAGATATGATAAGCAGAAATTTTACAAAAATTTTATCTAATAAAAATAAGGTTATTTCGTTTTACGAAGAGAGCGAGATCCCACAACGCAAGTGCTTTTTAAAATTTATAAAAAAACTTTATGAAAAGCAAAGTGATGATAAGCTCGATATTCGTTTTGCAAACTATAAAACCATAAAGCTTGGCTTTGTTCAAAAAAATACCCTAACTCCAGTCATTAGCCTAAATGTAAATTTTGTAAAAAATGAAGCCAAATTTGAACTAAAAGATACACTTTGCAGAGATTTTGCTAGCTACATCAGCGAGAGTTTAGTAAAAAGCAATGTTGCTTTTAGCAAAAATGATGATTTTTTAAACATCACCATCTCAAATGACAACGACATAAACACATTAAACAAACTACTCTACAAAAGAAGCTACCCAAAATTTAGCGTAAATTTTATCTATGATGAAAAAGACTACAAAGCCTTTAAACAAGGCATAAAAATAAAAAGCTCATCTAAATTTGTAAGTAGATTTTCTGTGCTTGCAAATTTGCTTGAGGAAAATTTTGGGATTTTGGGTTGCAAAAAAAATGATGACTTTGAAACCATCAGACAAAGTTACCTTTCGCTCGTAAATATCTATCACCCAGATAGGCATGCCAACAAAAATCCTCTCATACAAGAAGAATACGCAAAGAAATTTAAAAATATTCAATCTGCTTATGAGAGCCTAAAACCATACTTTAAAAATCAAGAAAATTTTGTGATGGTTGGCTAG